From Sodalis glossinidius str. 'morsitans', the proteins below share one genomic window:
- the nrdB gene encoding class Ia ribonucleoside-diphosphate reductase subunit beta: MAYTTFSQVKNDQLLEPMFFGQSVNVARFDQQKYDIFEKLIEKQLSFFWRPEEVDVSRDRIDYQALPEHEKHIFISNLKYQTLLDSIQGRSPNVALLPLISIPELETWVETWAFSETIHSRSYTHIIRNIVNDPSLVFDDIVTNEEILKRAKDISGYYDGLIELTSYYHLLGEGTHQVNGKTVVVNLHELKKKLYLCLMSVNALEAIRFYVSFACSFAFAERELMEGNAKIIRLIARDEALHLTSTQHMLNLMRSGEDDPEMAEIARECQQESYDLFLLAAQQEKEWASYLFRDGSMIGLNKDILCQYVEYITNIRMQSVGLDLPFATRSNPIPWINSWLVSDNVQVAPQEVEVSSYLVGQIDAEVNSDDLSDFQL; this comes from the coding sequence ATGGCCTATACCACCTTTTCACAAGTTAAAAACGACCAACTGCTGGAGCCGATGTTCTTCGGCCAGTCAGTCAACGTTGCGCGTTTTGATCAGCAGAAATACGACATATTTGAAAAGCTGATTGAAAAACAATTGTCGTTTTTCTGGCGTCCGGAAGAGGTTGATGTGTCGCGCGATCGCATCGACTATCAGGCGCTGCCTGAGCACGAAAAACATATCTTTATCAGTAATCTCAAATATCAGACGCTGCTGGATTCCATCCAGGGCCGCAGCCCCAATGTCGCGCTATTGCCGCTGATCTCGATACCGGAGCTGGAAACCTGGGTGGAAACCTGGGCGTTTTCCGAAACCATCCACTCGCGCTCCTATACCCATATCATCCGCAATATCGTCAACGATCCGTCGCTGGTGTTCGACGACATCGTCACCAATGAGGAAATCCTGAAACGCGCCAAGGATATCTCCGGCTATTACGACGGACTTATCGAGCTGACCAGCTATTACCATCTGCTGGGCGAAGGCACTCATCAGGTCAACGGTAAAACGGTGGTGGTGAACCTGCACGAGCTGAAGAAAAAGCTTTATCTTTGCCTGATGAGCGTCAACGCTCTGGAGGCGATCCGCTTCTACGTCAGCTTTGCCTGCTCTTTCGCCTTCGCCGAGCGCGAGCTAATGGAAGGTAACGCCAAAATCATCCGCCTTATCGCCCGTGACGAAGCCCTGCATCTGACCAGCACCCAGCATATGCTGAACCTGATGCGCTCCGGCGAAGATGATCCCGAAATGGCCGAGATCGCCCGCGAATGTCAGCAGGAAAGCTATGATTTGTTCTTGCTGGCGGCGCAGCAGGAGAAAGAATGGGCCAGCTATCTGTTCCGCGACGGCTCCATGATCGGCCTGAACAAAGATATCCTGTGCCAATATGTGGAATACATCACCAATATCCGCATGCAGTCGGTCGGCCTTGATCTGCCTTTCGCCACCCGCTCCAATCCTATTCCGTGGATTAACTCATGGCTGGTGTCGGATAACGTTCAGGTGGCGCCGCAGGAGGTGGAGGTCAGTTCCTATCTGGTAGGTCAGATTGACGCCGAAGTTAACAGCGACGACCTTAGCGACTTCCAGCTGTAA
- a CDS encoding enoyl-CoA hydratase-related protein translates to MPWYRWRVWKAKPCGWCREMLANSPITLRCLKAALNADCDGQASLQELAGNATMLFYMTDEGQEGRNAFIEKRQPDFSQFKRNP, encoded by the coding sequence ATGCCGTGGTACCGCTGGCGCGTCTGGAAAGCGAAACCGTGCGGCTGGTGCCGGGAGATGCTGGCCAACAGTCCCATCACATTGCGTTGCTTGAAGGCGGCGCTCAACGCGGATTGCGACGGACAGGCCAGTTTGCAGGAGCTGGCGGGGAATGCGACTATGCTGTTTTACATGACGGACGAGGGGCAAGAAGGCCGCAACGCCTTTATCGAAAAGCGCCAGCCCGATTTCAGCCAATTTAAGCGTAATCCCTGA
- the ubiG gene encoding bifunctional 2-polyprenyl-6-hydroxyphenol methylase/3-demethylubiquinol 3-O-methyltransferase UbiG: MIPEVSNEASQPAAHRQENVDPNEIAKFDAVAARWWDLEGEFKPLHHINPLRLDYILERSGGLFGKNVLDVGCGGGILAESMAREGAKVTGLDMGAEPLAVARLHALESGVMLAYHQQTVEEHAEAHPGAYDVVTCMEMLEHVPDPASIVRACARLVKPGGEVFFSTLNRNPKAWLMAIVGAEYVLRMVPRGTHDITKFIKPAELLGWVDDTPLREQHIIGLHYNPLRDRFYLGGNVDVNYMLHTRRQA, from the coding sequence ATGATCCCTGAAGTGAGCAATGAAGCGAGCCAGCCGGCTGCGCATCGTCAGGAAAACGTCGATCCGAACGAAATCGCCAAATTTGACGCCGTCGCCGCCCGCTGGTGGGATCTCGAAGGAGAGTTCAAACCGCTGCACCACATCAATCCGCTGCGCCTGGATTATATTCTCGAACGCTCCGGCGGGCTGTTTGGCAAAAACGTGCTGGACGTGGGCTGCGGAGGCGGCATTTTGGCGGAAAGCATGGCACGGGAAGGGGCCAAGGTCACCGGGTTAGATATGGGCGCCGAGCCGCTGGCGGTCGCTCGCCTGCACGCACTTGAGAGCGGCGTGATGCTGGCGTATCACCAGCAGACGGTTGAAGAACACGCCGAGGCGCATCCTGGCGCCTATGATGTCGTGACCTGTATGGAAATGCTGGAGCATGTGCCAGATCCGGCGTCGATTGTCCGGGCCTGCGCCCGCTTGGTGAAACCCGGTGGGGAGGTGTTTTTCTCAACGTTAAACCGCAATCCCAAGGCCTGGCTGATGGCTATCGTCGGTGCTGAATATGTGCTGCGTATGGTGCCGCGGGGGACCCACGATATTACCAAATTCATTAAGCCCGCCGAACTGCTGGGTTGGGTGGATGATACCCCCCTGCGCGAGCAGCACATTATCGGACTGCATTACAATCCGTTGCGGGATCGTTTCTATCTCGGCGGCAACGTTGATGTCAATTATATGCTGCACACGCGGCGCCAGGCGTAA
- the yfaE gene encoding class I ribonucleotide reductase maintenance protein YfaE, whose amino-acid sequence MARPLIHLRPCGAALSCSEAHRSLLDALEAHQVPVEFQCRSGYCGACRLRLLAGEVKYHQEPLAFVGRGEILPCCCLPVDDIELKL is encoded by the coding sequence ATGGCGCGGCCCCTCATTCACCTGCGGCCGTGCGGTGCCGCGCTTTCCTGCAGCGAAGCACATCGCTCGTTGCTGGACGCGCTGGAGGCGCACCAGGTACCGGTAGAATTCCAGTGCCGCTCCGGCTACTGCGGCGCCTGTCGCCTGCGTCTGCTAGCAGGTGAGGTGAAATACCACCAGGAGCCGCTGGCCTTTGTCGGCCGTGGGGAAATCTTGCCCTGCTGCTGCCTGCCGGTCGACGATATCGAGCTCAAGTTGTAA
- the nrdA gene encoding class 1a ribonucleoside-diphosphate reductase subunit alpha: MNQSLLVTKRDGRKETINLDKIHRVIDWAAEGLENVSVSQVELRSHIQFYDGIKTADIHETIIKAAADLISREAPDYQYLAARLAVFHLRKKAYGQFEPPKLYDHVSRLVTMGKYDKHLLTDYSAEEFEQMDSFIDHWRDMNFSYAAVKQLEGKYLAQNRVTGEIYESAQFLYMLVAACLFSGYPRTTRLDYVKRFYNAVSTFKISLPTPIMSGVRTPTRQFSSCVLIECGDSLDSINATSSAIVKYVSQRAGIGINAGRIRALGSPIRGGEAFHTGCIPFYKHFQTAVKSCSQGGVRGGAATLFYPMWHLEVESLLVLKNNRGVEANRVRHMDYGVQLNKLMYQRLVKGEYITLLSPSDVPGLYDAFFADQDEFERLYTLYEQDSSIRQRRIKAVALFSLMMQERASTGRIYVQNVDHCNTHSPFDAAVAPIRQSNLCLEIALPTKPLEDVNDDSGEIALCTLSAFNLGAIDSLDDLGELATLAVRALDALLDYQDYPIPAAKRGAMGRRTLGVGVINFAYYLAKHGVRYSDGSANNLTHRTFEAIQYYLLKASNDLARERGACPWFNETTYAQGILPVDTYKKDLDGIVSEPLHYDWEALRADIKQHGLRNSTLSALMPSETSSQISNATNGLEPPRGLVSIKASKDGILRQVVPESIPLQKAYELLWEMPSNDGYLHLVGVMQKFVDQAISANTNYDPSRFPAGKVPMKQLLKDLLTAYKFGVKTLYYQNTRDGAEDAQEDMQSTQQDDCESGACKI; this comes from the coding sequence ATGAACCAGAGTCTGCTCGTCACAAAGCGCGATGGACGTAAAGAAACCATTAACCTTGATAAAATCCACCGGGTCATCGACTGGGCGGCCGAAGGGTTGGAAAACGTTTCCGTTTCCCAAGTGGAATTACGCTCCCATATTCAGTTCTACGACGGCATCAAAACTGCCGACATTCATGAAACCATTATCAAAGCCGCGGCGGATTTGATTTCACGCGAGGCGCCCGACTACCAGTATCTCGCCGCCCGGCTGGCGGTGTTTCATTTGCGCAAAAAAGCCTATGGCCAGTTTGAGCCGCCAAAACTCTACGATCATGTGTCGCGGCTGGTCACCATGGGCAAATACGATAAACATTTGCTGACCGACTACAGCGCCGAAGAATTCGAGCAGATGGACAGCTTTATCGATCATTGGCGCGATATGAATTTCTCCTACGCCGCCGTCAAACAGCTGGAAGGCAAGTATCTGGCGCAAAACCGGGTGACCGGAGAAATCTATGAGAGCGCCCAGTTTCTGTATATGCTGGTCGCGGCCTGCCTGTTCTCCGGCTATCCGCGCACGACCCGTCTGGATTACGTCAAGCGGTTCTATAACGCCGTTTCGACGTTCAAGATATCACTGCCGACGCCGATTATGTCCGGCGTACGCACCCCGACCCGTCAGTTTAGCTCCTGCGTGCTCATCGAATGCGGCGACAGCCTCGACTCCATTAACGCCACCTCCAGCGCGATTGTGAAATATGTGTCCCAGCGCGCCGGGATAGGCATCAATGCCGGCCGCATCCGCGCGTTGGGGAGCCCGATTCGCGGCGGCGAAGCTTTCCATACCGGCTGTATTCCGTTTTATAAACATTTCCAGACCGCGGTCAAATCCTGCTCCCAGGGCGGCGTGCGCGGCGGCGCGGCCACGCTGTTCTATCCCATGTGGCATCTGGAGGTCGAAAGCCTGCTGGTGCTGAAAAACAACCGCGGCGTGGAAGCCAACCGGGTGCGGCATATGGATTACGGCGTGCAGCTTAACAAACTGATGTATCAGCGTCTGGTCAAAGGCGAGTACATCACGCTGCTCAGCCCCTCCGACGTGCCGGGGCTGTATGACGCCTTCTTTGCCGATCAGGATGAATTCGAGCGGCTGTACACCCTGTATGAGCAGGACAGCAGCATACGCCAGCGCCGCATCAAGGCGGTGGCGCTGTTCTCGCTGATGATGCAGGAGCGCGCTTCCACCGGCCGCATCTATGTGCAAAACGTCGATCATTGCAACACTCACAGCCCGTTCGACGCCGCGGTGGCGCCGATTCGCCAGTCCAACCTGTGCCTGGAAATCGCCCTGCCCACCAAGCCGTTGGAGGATGTCAACGACGACAGCGGTGAAATCGCCCTGTGTACCCTGTCGGCCTTTAACCTTGGGGCTATCGACAGCCTTGACGATCTGGGCGAGCTGGCGACGCTTGCGGTGCGCGCGCTTGATGCGTTGCTCGACTACCAGGACTATCCGATCCCGGCCGCCAAACGCGGCGCCATGGGCCGCCGCACGCTCGGCGTCGGCGTGATCAACTTCGCGTACTATCTGGCCAAACATGGCGTACGCTACTCCGACGGCAGCGCCAACAATCTGACCCACCGCACGTTTGAAGCCATTCAATATTATCTATTGAAGGCGTCCAACGATTTGGCCCGTGAGCGCGGTGCCTGCCCGTGGTTTAATGAGACCACCTATGCACAGGGTATTTTGCCCGTCGATACCTATAAAAAGGATCTCGACGGCATCGTTAGCGAACCCCTGCATTACGATTGGGAAGCGCTGCGCGCGGATATCAAGCAGCACGGCTTGCGTAACTCTACCCTGTCGGCGCTGATGCCTTCGGAAACGTCTTCGCAGATTTCCAACGCCACCAACGGCCTTGAACCGCCGCGCGGCCTGGTGAGTATCAAAGCGTCCAAAGACGGTATTTTGCGCCAGGTAGTGCCGGAATCTATCCCGTTACAGAAAGCCTATGAGCTGCTGTGGGAAATGCCGAGCAACGACGGCTATCTGCATTTGGTGGGTGTGATGCAGAAGTTCGTCGATCAGGCCATTTCCGCCAACACCAATTACGATCCGTCCCGTTTCCCAGCCGGTAAAGTACCGATGAAGCAGCTGTTAAAAGATTTGCTGACCGCGTACAAATTCGGGGTGAAAACCCTGTATTACCAGAACACCCGCGACGGCGCGGAAGATGCGCAGGAAGACATGCAGTCGACGCAGCAGGACGATTGCGAAAGCGGCGCCTGCAAGATTTGA
- a CDS encoding nicotinamide mononucleotide deamidase-related protein YfaY produces the protein MLRVEMLCTGDEVLHGQIVDTNAVWLANYLFEQGMPMSSRMTVGDNLSALVAAMTELSLRADVLIVNGGLGPTSDDLSVLAAVTAAGDELVEHAEWLEKMTAYFAERGREMAPSNRKQALIPASAELIDNPVGTACGFALQLNRCLLFFTPGVPSEFKVMVEREIVPRLRERFDLPDPPLCLRMTTFGRGESDLANELDGLPLPEDVVLGYRSSMPIIELKLTGPAHEREAMEQVWQQIRAVAGDSQLYEGTDDIPACLAQLLPQRGLTLALAEQYTAGMVTWQCRSAGVPVTGGEWWPADKVGAAPLADLSALAQQAAQLAQRHGASLGLVVGELTQDHFSVALHTPAQDFAQTIVLRNNLVRHPLRARQEVVALMALTMLQRWLQGRAVYAEYGWVHLVATL, from the coding sequence ATGCTTAGGGTAGAAATGCTGTGCACGGGCGATGAAGTCCTGCACGGTCAGATTGTCGACACCAACGCCGTCTGGCTGGCGAACTATCTGTTCGAGCAGGGGATGCCGATGTCATCGCGCATGACCGTCGGCGACAATCTGTCCGCGCTTGTGGCGGCGATGACCGAGCTCAGCCTGCGGGCGGATGTGTTGATTGTCAATGGCGGCCTGGGACCGACCAGCGACGATCTCAGCGTGCTGGCTGCCGTCACCGCCGCTGGCGATGAACTGGTGGAGCATGCGGAGTGGCTGGAGAAGATGACGGCTTATTTCGCCGAACGCGGCCGCGAGATGGCGCCCAGCAACCGGAAGCAGGCCCTCATTCCCGCTAGCGCCGAGCTGATTGATAATCCGGTGGGTACCGCTTGCGGGTTTGCGCTGCAGCTTAACCGCTGCTTGCTGTTTTTCACCCCTGGCGTGCCGTCGGAATTCAAGGTGATGGTGGAGCGTGAAATCGTGCCGCGCCTGCGCGAGCGGTTTGACTTACCGGATCCGCCGCTGTGTCTGAGGATGACGACCTTTGGCCGTGGTGAAAGCGATTTGGCCAATGAGCTGGACGGTCTGCCGCTGCCGGAAGACGTCGTGCTTGGCTACCGCTCCTCGATGCCGATTATCGAACTTAAACTGACCGGCCCGGCGCATGAACGCGAGGCGATGGAGCAGGTGTGGCAACAGATCCGTGCGGTGGCCGGCGACAGCCAGCTTTACGAAGGGACCGACGATATACCGGCCTGCCTGGCGCAGCTGCTGCCGCAGCGGGGGCTGACCCTGGCGCTGGCGGAGCAGTACACTGCCGGTATGGTCACCTGGCAGTGCCGGAGCGCCGGCGTGCCGGTGACGGGGGGCGAATGGTGGCCTGCCGATAAAGTGGGTGCCGCGCCGCTTGCCGATTTATCGGCGCTGGCGCAGCAGGCCGCGCAGCTGGCGCAGCGTCACGGCGCCTCGCTGGGGCTGGTGGTAGGCGAGTTAACGCAAGATCATTTCAGCGTGGCGCTGCATACGCCGGCGCAGGATTTTGCGCAAACCATCGTATTGCGCAACAATTTGGTGCGGCACCCGCTGCGCGCCCGTCAGGAAGTGGTTGCGCTGATGGCATTGACGATGCTGCAGCGCTGGCTGCAGGGGAGAGCGGTTTATGCTGAATATGGCTGGGTGCATCTCGTGGCCACGCTCTAA